From the genome of Nasonia vitripennis strain AsymCx chromosome 1, Nvit_psr_1.1, whole genome shotgun sequence, one region includes:
- the LOC116738464 gene encoding SNAPIN protein homolog: MEVDTASDNTSLDDKTEDYCENPTRDALTEGIMSLLKPTVDQLDERIRATRISQIELRQQIDSLTEELLKINESLQCPLELDAYVTKLVNAKRKVIVVSNILQKTQERLNKIHQAVEKETNKRKALLDRSSMYHSATIKPETDELFPAISSTSGTPQ; encoded by the exons ATGGAAGTCGATACCGCGAGTGATAATACATCATTAGATGACAAAACCGAAGATTACTGCGAAAATCCCACTAGGGATGCACTCACAGAAGGAATTATGAGTTTGTTAAAACCAACTGTAGATCAACTTGATGAAAGGATTCGGGCTACTAG aattagccaaatCGAGCTTCGACAGCAGATAGACTCTCTGACTGAGGAGCTTCTCAAAATCAATGAATCTCTACAATGTCCACTGGAATTAGATGCATATGTGACAAAGCTAGTGAATGCAAAAAGAAAAGTCATAGTGGTTAGTAATATTCTACAAAAAACTCAGGAGAGATTGAACAAAATTCATCAGGCAGTAGAAAAGGAAACAAATAAACGTAAGGCTTTATTGGACCGTAGTTCTATGTATCACAGTGCAACAATAAAACCAGAGACAGATGAATTATTTCCTGCAATTTCAAGTACTTCAGGAACACCTCAGTGA
- the LOC100118772 gene encoding methyltransferase N6AMT1 has protein sequence METPIVNLTDADLESVYEPSEDSFLVIDALEMDLQQFESSKPAMCLEIGIGSGVVITALAMALQKYCFSYFLGIDINPQACKVTRKTCAINKVDIETVQMDLLSSMCRKNIFDIIIFNPPYVVTEPLEVLDDRFISKTWAGGHKGRQVMDRLFPLIPQLLSENGLFYLLVIKENEPHDIIQLFESLNMTGTIVAERKIRGEHLHVLRFKRKRALE, from the coding sequence ATGGAGACACCAATTGTTAATTTGACAGATGCGGACTTAGAAAGTGTTTATGAACCATCTGAAGATTCATTTTTAGTTATCGATGCACTAGAAATGGATCTTCAACAGTTTGAGTCCAGCAAACCAGCGATGTGCTTAGAGATTGGTATTGGATCAGGTGTTGTTATCACTGCTTTAGCAATGGCATTGcaaaaatattgcttttccTATTTTCTTGGCATTGATATTAATCCTCAGGCTTGTAAAGTTACTCGAAAGACATGCGCGATAAACAAAGTCGATATTGAAACTGTTCAAATGGATCTGTTGAGTAGCATGTGcaggaaaaatattttcgatattattatatttaatccaCCATATGTTGTGACAGAGCCATTAGAGGTTCTCGACGATAGGTTCATAAGTAAAACATGGGCAGGTGGTCACAAAGGTAGACAAGTAATGGACAGATTGTTTCCATTAATTCCTCAACTGCTATCTGAAAATGGTCTATTTTATCTACTTGTTATCAAAGAAAATGAACCTCATGATATCATACAGCTGTTTGAATCTTTAAATATGACTGGTACGATAGTGgctgagagaaaaataagagGCGAGCATTTGCATGTTTTGcgatttaaaagaaaaagagctCTTGaataa